One genomic window of Sulfurovum lithotrophicum includes the following:
- a CDS encoding FtsK/SpoIIIE family DNA translocase, whose product MKIAIIITAILFMYGAFSTLFHETALVGNIGKLIGDTNLHLFGYFAYINIIILFYPLYKLYSQPKVRKEIDFYLGWILLFIGAVLFESLVVESKHIGFIGTQIVAFLAPLIGKAGLWLLWLMVMILSLVFILEDDFSWRSLLPERKEKRGRKKEKSRSPGDMLKPIGSGLKKFFRVIFTNPFSSPKLEDEMMPIIDVIEEKPKRTRKPRKTATKSKTLLKPKERVVKDVDEMDDPVRNEILELEHEAEEALALTDKKTKRPSASSKTGVEIVEELEENSKLLDQIEKGKVAKPKNFKLPKLDFLQKAPKKTRKINEAEIDRKIEDLLSKLQQFKVDGDVVRTYSGPLVTTFEFKPAPNVKVSKILGLQDDLAMALSAETIRILAPIPGRDVVGIEIPNEKIDTIYLREILESDLFKESKSPLTVALGKDIVGKPFITDIKKLPHLLIAGTTGSGKSVGINAMILSLLYRNDPEHLKLMLIDPKMLEFASYEDIPHLITPVITEPVKAIAALANMVGEMERRYKLMAEARTKNIENYNEKVKKTGGETFPYIVVVIDELADLMMNGGKEVELSIARLAQKSRACGIHLIVATQRPSVDVVTGLIKANLPSRLSYRVGSRIDSKVILDALGADSLLGRGDGLFTPPGTTGLVRIHAPWNTEEEIEEVVEFIKAQRAPEYDESYLVTGGATGKGGNGESGEVDLDPLFEEAKQIVLSDKKTSISYLQRKLQIGYNRSANIIEQLEAMGVLSAPNAKGNREIL is encoded by the coding sequence GTGAAAATTGCTATTATCATTACGGCTATACTGTTTATGTATGGTGCTTTTTCTACACTTTTTCATGAAACGGCACTGGTCGGGAATATAGGAAAACTCATTGGAGATACAAATCTGCATCTTTTTGGTTACTTTGCCTATATCAATATTATCATACTCTTTTATCCGCTCTATAAACTCTATAGCCAGCCAAAGGTAAGAAAGGAGATCGATTTCTATCTGGGGTGGATCCTTCTTTTTATAGGAGCCGTTCTTTTCGAATCTTTGGTGGTTGAAAGCAAACATATCGGCTTCATCGGTACACAAATCGTTGCTTTCCTTGCTCCGCTGATAGGAAAAGCCGGACTCTGGCTACTCTGGCTGATGGTCATGATACTCTCCCTGGTCTTCATACTGGAAGATGACTTCTCCTGGAGATCGCTCCTGCCGGAAAGAAAAGAAAAACGTGGCAGAAAAAAAGAGAAAAGCCGTTCGCCTGGAGATATGCTCAAACCCATTGGCAGCGGATTGAAAAAGTTCTTCAGGGTGATCTTCACCAACCCCTTCTCCTCTCCGAAACTCGAGGATGAGATGATGCCGATCATCGATGTAATCGAAGAAAAGCCCAAAAGAACCCGTAAGCCGAGAAAGACAGCGACGAAGAGCAAAACACTGCTCAAACCGAAAGAGAGAGTGGTTAAAGATGTTGACGAGATGGACGATCCTGTTCGCAACGAGATACTCGAACTTGAACATGAAGCCGAAGAAGCCTTGGCGCTGACGGATAAAAAGACAAAACGTCCGAGTGCCAGCAGTAAGACAGGTGTGGAGATCGTAGAGGAACTGGAGGAGAACTCCAAACTGCTCGACCAGATAGAAAAGGGGAAGGTGGCAAAGCCGAAGAACTTCAAACTTCCCAAGCTGGACTTTTTGCAGAAGGCTCCGAAGAAGACCAGGAAGATCAATGAAGCGGAGATCGACAGAAAAATAGAAGATCTCCTTTCTAAACTGCAGCAGTTCAAAGTTGATGGAGATGTGGTACGTACCTATAGCGGACCGCTGGTCACCACGTTTGAATTCAAGCCGGCACCCAATGTAAAGGTCTCCAAGATCCTGGGACTGCAGGATGACCTTGCCATGGCTCTGAGTGCGGAGACCATTCGTATCCTGGCACCCATTCCGGGACGTGATGTGGTAGGGATAGAAATTCCCAACGAGAAGATCGATACGATCTATCTCAGGGAGATCCTTGAGAGTGATCTTTTTAAGGAATCGAAATCGCCTCTGACCGTTGCATTGGGAAAAGATATCGTAGGAAAGCCCTTTATTACAGATATTAAAAAACTACCGCATCTGCTTATCGCGGGTACGACAGGTTCGGGTAAATCAGTGGGGATAAACGCGATGATCCTCTCCCTGCTTTACCGGAACGATCCGGAGCATCTCAAGCTGATGCTGATCGATCCGAAGATGCTGGAGTTTGCGAGCTATGAAGATATTCCGCATCTTATTACTCCGGTGATCACGGAGCCGGTCAAAGCGATCGCGGCACTTGCCAATATGGTAGGCGAGATGGAGCGGCGCTATAAACTGATGGCTGAAGCACGCACGAAAAATATTGAGAACTATAATGAAAAGGTTAAAAAGACAGGGGGTGAAACCTTCCCTTATATTGTTGTGGTCATTGATGAACTGGCAGATTTGATGATGAACGGCGGGAAAGAGGTGGAGCTTTCTATTGCGCGTCTGGCACAGAAATCACGGGCCTGCGGTATTCACTTGATCGTGGCGACCCAGCGTCCATCGGTGGATGTCGTGACCGGACTCATTAAAGCCAATCTTCCTTCCCGTTTGAGTTACAGGGTCGGGTCGCGTATTGACTCCAAAGTCATTCTGGATGCTTTGGGAGCCGACAGTCTGCTGGGACGCGGGGACGGTCTTTTCACGCCTCCGGGTACAACGGGACTGGTACGTATACATGCGCCATGGAATACGGAAGAAGAGATAGAAGAGGTCGTTGAGTTCATTAAAGCGCAGAGAGCACCTGAGTATGATGAAAGCTATCTGGTCACCGGAGGTGCCACAGGCAAAGGAGGGAACGGCGAGAGTGGAGAGGTTGACCTTGATCCCCTTTTCGAAGAGGCAAAACAGATCGTACTGAGCGACAAAAAGACTTCCATCTCCTACCTGCAGAGAAAACTGCAGATAGGGTACAACCGTTCGGCCAATATTATCGAGCAGCTTGAAGCGATGGGAGTACTCTCCGCACCGAATGCAAAAGGTAACAGAGAAATTCTCTAA